Within Dromaius novaehollandiae isolate bDroNov1 chromosome 8, bDroNov1.hap1, whole genome shotgun sequence, the genomic segment GCCAAGATGACTGCCCCCCCCCGTGGACATCAGTGTCTGTAACAGAGCAGACTGAAACACCCCTGGTCTCACGGAGTGGCCGCAACCACTCCAGCTCGCAGACCACCAAAGGGGGTTTGCACTGACGTGGCTCGGACTGCCATAGcagtttttttcctaatattaaaACACCCCCTTCTACTCATGTGATGTAGTCAAAAAAGGTCAAAAGAATTCATTGTTATACCACATTTCTTCCCATAACTGTCTGAATTTTGCCTTCTTACTCTGCTAAATTACCCTTGTACAGCGAAGCTAGCAGTGTAGTAAAATGATAGAACTACTCTGACACCTTCTGGCGAGAAACCCTGAAACAAACAGTACCCTTGTTAACAGCAGCAACATGTACAGACAAGAACACTCTGCTCTGaattctctctctcaaaattaGCTACAAGACAGAGGCAGCACTAAACAAGTGAGGAGTCAGCGTAAATACTAAAATCCTCACTCATGTAACACCCCCCGACCAACTGAAGGGACACTAGTGAGGACAGAGGATGCTAGAAACTAAAGGGCTATATAAAGGACTTTCAAGTAAGAAAACAATAGTTCAGTTTAAAGCTCAACTAACaacagctcaggatgcagatgttGCTCCCGAACAGCCTGGGATAGCTAACCAGAAGATGTTGCAAGCAAGAGAAATATGCCTCTGGGTTAGTGGCCCTGCACATCTTTGAGAAAAAGTGGttacaatttgaaaaaaaaacaaaaacaaagaaaactaccCTATCTTCAAATCAAAGCTTGTGCTAGTCAGAAAGATCCATCTCTACCAGGCCAATGCAGCCTCTTGGTTGCTGGGAACTCCCATACTCTAGTCTCAGTGCATTCCCTGACCCAAGCAAAGGGTAAATGTTACGTATTGAAGCATGCACACAACACCACATTTCTTTCAAGTGCTTCCTTTTAGTATTCTGCTTAATATAAAGGAAGTAAATCCCCCGAGTTCCACAAACAGACAGCTTCAGTAACTGGGATCCTAACAAGAGATGATCTGTGCAGTATCTCCGACAATTTACAATCCTGTGCACCCCACTTACTAAGTCTGGAAACAATCATGCAAGTTTATTTCACTATTATTTTCCTGTCACTGCACAGAGGCATGCCCAAAAATTAGGAGAGATGTCAAAAATGAGCATTGCTGATACCGCAGAGATCTGTAGGTTGAAAGACTTTACTACGTTCTTGCTATTTATTTACATGGCATTGCCATTTTTCTTACTTATTCTTGAAGTTTCACTTCCTGTATTACGTACTCCCCCACACCAATGATAATAACAGCATCCCTTTCAAGAGGAACGCATGAATTGAATGTTGCTGTGCACGGTAATAAAAATCCAATACGACTGAATGTACCAAGCTGACACAGGTCAAGAACAGCAGCGAACAATTGTATCCCATTGACACAGTAACTCAGATGGTTAAAATACACATCTCCCTCCACCCTTTCTTCTCCTGCCCCAACCCTTACATACTTTACTGCCTTCTTTAAAAACTTTACATATCCTAAACGAACACTGTTCAACCATAAGCGAAGTGCCCAATTCTATCCAGAGTTTCTGTGCATGACAGACATTCAACTAAGAGATTACCACCTCACAAGCGTTATACCAGAGTTCGGTGAACTGTGATGAAGAGAACGTTTATGAGAGTCTGATACCCCACCACCAAATGAAGCTAGCCTTGCCACTGGGGTTGCAAGATGCTCAGACTATAGGTCTGAGCGCAAAAATGTCAGCAAATTGCTTTCTTGAAATTACAGATAttctgctttgaaatgttttaaaattggTATTTTCTAGTTTTAGAAACTCCCTGCTTCTAATCGCAGCACTGGCTTTGGGTCTCCATTCACCCTTCTGTAAAATTAGGATAATCACATTTGCTTATTTCAGAGGACATCAAGAGATTAACTGCTTTTTATACTACGTTTTGAATATATGAAGTGCTAGCAAGCACGATATATTATTTAGCCTTCAGAGATACATTTGGTGACACATTGCGAGTGATTGTTTATAAAGGAATTCATGAGCATTCCTCAAGCACATAACAAGATTCTTCAATTTATTTAGAGATGGAATCCTAGAAAGAAGATTTATTCCTCCCCACCCTCCCCTGCCTCTCTATAGCTGATAGCTGTTTAGTAGCCTGGTCATTCTTTGCTGAGAAAACAAGCTGCAGTATTGATACATGTATTCTAAGAACTGTGTCTAGTTGTCCCATCATATGCCCTGACCACCATGTTTTCAAACAACACTGGTACATTTGCATTCAGACTGCTTTACAAGAACAACCTCCATTTCACTATTCTGTTTGCACACAGCAACCCAGGCTTTGCACAGACAAACAACTCTGCCACTTTTCAACACCCATTTAAAAGTTAGAGTGAATTAGTTTGATCCATAAGGCAACTTCTAATAGAGGCCCTAACCCATCCTATATTTTGTATCTGTAATTAGATGTTTCTACCTGCTCTGCAAATCAAAACTTTTGCTGTCTTTGGTACATGTTGGCATTGGCATTCCAAACTCTCAACACAAaggccaaattaaaaaaaaataaaataaaatatttaaaagcatacaGTATATAAGGAAACTGTACATTATTGATCTGCACACCATCTTCAGAGTCATATCCATTACTAATTGTTACTCTTACCTGCTATTTAGTACCTTACCGTTAAGTGAAGTATTATTTTTTCCGACAGTGTCTTCAAGGGGGAATTGCAGATTTCCTACATGCAATCACTACCTCAAACTGCATTCCGCCTGAATGAATAGAAATAATCAGCATCTTTTAGCTGAATAATCAGCTAAGAAATTACTTATCCACATTGCTCACACTAAAGTATTCATTCTTTGATCTTCAAATTCAGAATAAGTAAAGATGAAGCTCCCTACTGCTGTGAAAAGTGCAACAGACAAGGAAACACTTTCTATTCATTTGGGCATCTGCACAGCATTAAGGAATGAAGTACCTGTGGGGATTAGGAGGCAGGGTACCAAACTGTTATTTTACTGCAGCTGAATCCTCCTAATCCTTCTCTCTGCTACCAACTATTTCCAAAAGCATTTACTGAAACATTAGTTTGTAAACATTAAGTCTAGAAATACTCTTAGTCTTCTCCTCCAGCAAAACAATCTTCCGTTTGATGCAATGGCTTTAATGTAGGACTGCTGTATGCTGtaaaagcaagcagcaaaatTGTATCAAGTCCCTTCTCCTGTTTTAACAAAACACAAGGATACATATGATACAAACGTAGTCCAAATAAAACCTAAACTTATTAGCATACATAACTTGCCAGAAGGTTTATAACATCATGAAACAATTATTTAACTCAGTATAGCTAAACCACCCCACACTTACATTTGCCCAGAAGAAACAGCATTGCAATCTAACTACTTCAGAAAACAGAGCTCAGAAAATTCACAAAAGCAATTACATGACAAACTGCTGGAAAGATATGAGGACTAAACTCAGTAACCCAGGATCTCTTTAAGTCTTGTGTTTAATAATGAGATTTAAAGTTGTAGTATCTTATCATCACCCACCCCCaccagaaatacaaatatattactTACTTAGATTCTGTTGAATTAATATTGCTGGAAAAAATATGCGTATCTATGTATAGCGATATGTCTATCCATTCACGTTatgcaaaaaaaagataaaaagattcACTGCTAAGTTTAAATCATATGAGTAGCAGTCCCAAGTAAAACTAACaaggcatgaaaaaaaagaaaaacaaaaaacctttccTCATCCAAAATAGCCTGACATTGCAAAACTGAATCTTGAACTTAGAATGGTCTCCTAACTGTTAAGAACCTAATTTAGCACACAGGAGGTGCACTTACTCAGGGACCAACTTCATGTCAGACAAAGTAAGTCTTCCTCGGAGATTGCTGCACATTTCTTaaccttacactgcaaaaacattcCATGCCTACGAAACTGAGACCTTGCTCTTTCAACATCAGTATTAATAGAATTAGTTTCATAAGTCTGAGTGTAAAGATAGTCTTTCCCTTTTTGTGCTAGATACCCAGTTATTGCCCACAAATTCATGTTCGTGAACATCAAACCCACCGCAATACAGTCTGCACAACCACATATTTATCTTCAGGATGTCACTTGTCTCAAATCTGAGCCCCAGCTCCCAACTTGGAGAAGTGATGGAAATACTAGGTGCAGCTGAAGGACAGATGCCACAAACAGATCTGACGCCAGCCTTTCCTATAGTTGACTGATAACCCAAAACTGACCTTCagtaaagttaattttaaaattaagaatatGAAAAATGCCTATCCATATTAAACTATCTGGATAAATATCAATGCTTATTTTTAATCCCACAGTctctgtgattaaaaaataacaacaagcAACTGGGCAAAGAAGTTTCTGCAATAGTTTCATTAACTATACTAGCTAGAATAAAAGTAGCGTGAACACACATACTTCAACTATTGTTACCCAAATCCACTACAATGACACAAAAAGAAGTCTTTTTGCTAGAGCTAGAGCCCTAAAAACAGATTCTCTCTTGATTTCCACCTACTTACATACACCCTCATAAACAGGGTGCAAAAATACTTTCACCAATTTAGCAGTGACAGCACAAGGGACGTGGCTGGTGGAGAAGACCACATAAAACACAAAACTATAAATCTCTAGACCCACTTACAGGCTTCATATCAAGACCATTCTCTGAACTCAGCAGGTGGAAATAAAGCTATATTATCTCATTTCCAAACCAGTATGTTGCATCTCTCTACATAACTCGGTATGAGAGAAATCAAGCAAAAGGACTGGATGCTTTCTGAGATAAAGGTTTTAAACAAGCTGGGACTGCAACAATTCTGATGATTCACCTCTTCCTGGTCTCCTCCAACAGGAAGCCTCTTGGTAAGAAGAAGGATCTTACAGCATATAGATGCTATCACTCACAACATTTTCTGTAAATAAGTCCAAAATTTCAAAGACTTTAATATACCTAGTATTCAGATATTAATATATCTACAAGCTTGGAAAATATTTCAATTCCAattattctaagaaaaaaaaaatcctacaaaaacCGAGATCAGGCgtaggtttttgttttaaacatatgTTTGCCAGAGTACAACAAGGACACTCCAGTGTCAGCAAAAGTTCAATACCAATAGTGCCTGATCTTCTAAATTGTATCTGAAATGATACAATTGTTCCCAGAGGACACACAGGTAAAATAACTAATAGATTTTGGGCCTAGAGATGATTAGGATTTGATTTTTCCCAACCACACACTTCAAACAATTGTGGTCTGTTAAGCATTAAAACACAACATTAAAATTTGAGTGAGGGGCTTATGAAGAGACTGACTGTGGGGTCCTCTGTTAccttaatattttaataacacaACACAGAGAGGGGAAGTATCTAGACACtccaaaagggtttttttttttttcaattattttcttaGTTTAGATTAAGCAAAATGTTAGTAGAGAGGAGCGCCTGTTCAGAGAAACCACAACTTTGAAAATGGTAGTGTGATGCAGTTACCACTCCGGAGAGCTCTGAAGAAACTGTACATGGATTCAGAGAACACGTGCTGATTTATAATATGATGACACTGAATCCAGACTGAATGTTACAAAGCAAGTAACTTCCATGGACAAGAAAAGCCTCTTTAGTAAGAACTCACTCTTCCTCAAAGGAATAGAAGAACTCACCCTTATGCTTGAGAAAAGTATTCTGGAGGTGATAACCTTGCCGTTCATTAGAGAATTATCCCATTAAAAGGAAGTGCCTGTAATATCAAACAGTATTTTGAGTGCAAACGTTGTCAACATATCAAACACTCATTCTTTAATTGGACTGTATTTGGAACAATCTACTTTGCACTTTTCTGCAGTTAACATGAAAAATCAGAAAGCTGTACACACATCCGGCAGAGTTCAAAGGAATGACCCGGTCCCTGACAAGTGAGGCACTAACCAGGGTTTTATACAGGATAGCAAGGAAGCAGCTGTTCAGAAGAAAGCTGGACAAGAAGCCTGATGGCTACCTTGCTGCAAGGTCATTACCATTTATTTATTACAATCTGATCTTTAAAAGTACATTATCCAAAATACAAAGTTCATCTCAAAAGTGGAGGCCATGcctgcatttgaaaataaacttgACTTAAGGCAAAAGTTTAATTTCAAATAAGTAGTATTTCTTAACAGTCCCTGCATTGACAGGGCTCTAGTCTTTCTTCTGGATGATATCAAGAGATTGCAGGCTGTGTTAAGAAGTGCATGTAGGCtagtattttttgtttgcatctttttaaaaatgctgtccAAAAATCCCTTAAAATATCTCATTACATAACAAAGCAGGGCCCTCTCTTTGACTTAGTATATTTATAATACACTTATAAATATTTCACAGTATCATGTCTAAAGAGGTTCACAGAGAgtaattttagaaaattatttctaaaaaccAACACTGATCTACAGAACTGTCAACGATCAACTATCAAAATAACCTTTGACTCAGCTTTCCAGTTCAATACACTGTAAACAACTTTGTGTCATCTGAAGGATAGGTGAACCATATGtacaaaataaataatgcttATTTTACCCATTAGAATTCAGATTTTATACCAAATGTTAAAAGTGTGTCAATTTTAGAGAAAGAGCCTCCTCTAGCACACCACACTGCTCTCAGTTCAGAAATAACAGAAACTGTGAAACAAGATCTCAGTAACAAAGTTTGAAAACAGTCCAAGATCACTTAATGTTTACAACTAACATGAAAATATTCCAAGTGACGCCTTAGACATGTAAAACATcacagaaaaacaatttaaggatTCAGAGACATTCAAAAGGGTAGAATGTACTGTAACCACTTGATAAGGCCAACAAGCAGCATTTAAGTATGCTGATCCAAGACCTGTGCTGCTGATGATCAGTGGTTATCACCTCTGATGCCCTAGCATTGTAGTTCCTTCTATAAGCCTTGGACCAAGACTACAATTACTAATGACTAGCACAGATTTGTTAATGTGCTCTGGGAAATTGGCAGGGCAACTCTTTCCTCATTTACTCAAACATGAAAGGAAATGCAGCTAACatgaacaagcaaaacaaaatttaaacatTTAGCATATTTTAATACTGATACCCCCTGCCAAGAGCACTAACTGGCAATTAAACCAACATGGCTGTAACAATTCTAGGACTAGTTCTAAACAACAGTattgggagagagaagaaaaaaacaaaaggaaaaaaggccaAACAAGCAGCTCCATTCATCTCCATATCATTCTGAGACAACTGCTGAAAGTTGTAGTAATAGCTACGAATTGTCAAATACTAAGATCTCTCTGGAGTACGGCCTTTTCCATTTAAGAAGATAGCATGAATTCCTGATACTCATGAAAGCACAGTGcagcctcttttcttctctttgtagtCATGGATTCAGGTAACTTTAAATTTAAGAAAGGCCACAGAAAGAATTGAAATCCTCTCTACCCAGCCATTTTCCCACCAAGGAATCAGCTGTTTCTGCCAACATGATAAGTTGCAAAGCAGCAAATATTGGCACAGTTTCAGAGTTACTGTCCCTTTGGATTAACTGGGACACTTACACCTCAGATACTAAGTCaagtacagcaaaataaaagtgcCTTTGTTTACACACAATGCATATGTGAGACTTTGGCCATCATTTGAGCTGGAAAGTGAACTATTTTGATATTCAAAGTTATGATTCCAAATAAATTCTGTGACAAAAGATGAATGAGAAAATTTTGTGGCTAAAGAATCTACAGGGACCTAGTTATATGCATTTTTCAGTCTGTTTAAAAATGCAGGCTCAAAGCTTCATTTTACACTACCTACCGCTTTTCAGCAGCCTGAACATAGTTTCAAGTAGAGCATTAAGTCAAGTTCTAGCTCAGGTATGAGTTTCCCCTCTGTCACAAGGTTATGCCAGCAAAGCTATTTTCGTATCAGCcaaaaaagtcacaaaaatttCTTTAAAGTATATGCAACTCTGTTTATTACAGACACAGAATAGATTGTTAATGAAATATATGCAAGTCACCATCTGTTGTTACTCTCAAACCTGATCAATAGTATGTATTGTAAAATACGTTCAATGAACCATGTAAGCAAAGGTGCAATTAGAacacctaccaaaaaaaaaaaaggcaaaagacttTATGGAAGAAGCACCATCTTTCCTCGAGCACCACTGCTATGAATAATGTCTTCATGAGCCTTAGCTACATTCTCTAACGGATATTCGGAGCCTATTCCTGGTTTCAGCCAGCCAGCTTCTATACCATCAAGGACTGCTGCTGCACATTCATTTCTCTCCTCCTACATATAACAAAGACAACATTTATCATAAGGTCTGTGCATTTTAGAGGAGTATTAAATATTTGTGTAAGCATTAAACCAAATTTTACAACTCAAAAATTTTTATGAGGTTCTGAGATTAAATCAAAATGTAAAGTAATGAACAAAAATTATTTACAGTGAAATTATGCTTTTATCcctgttttttaaaatagataaaCTATTTTAACTGGAAATAGTAAGGTATTAGAATAGGTCaacaaaacattctttaaaataaaaatgattattttcttaCCTCAGTTGCAAGAAACAGACCAACTCCTATTATGCTAGATTCTTTACTCATAGTGTCTCTTGGATTTATCTCAATAGTACCTCTAGAGCCCACAACCTGTTACAACCCAGTTAAAAAACAGATTAAGTTAAAATTGTTGAATTGGATTGCCAAATATGCAAACTCAAGGCAATGACAGAAAACACTTACCATCACCCTTCCTCCATAGGACAACAGATGCAAGTCAGTAGCAAGATTGACGTTAGAAAGCATTTCTATTATTATATCAAATCCTTTCGTCCCTGTGTATTCCTACATAGGATATAACACATTATTAAAATCTCTCCAATTAATATTTGGGTGCCTCTGCATATTTCTTATGCTACTGATGACAAATTTTAAAGTTCATTATTTAGATTTCATATACAGCCTTTATACTAAGACTCACAGCTAATAAGTTTACCACATTTTGATATGCTACCATACTGTGATTTGCTGAAATGGAAGAGTTTCTAAATGCCCTTATCTGAGAAGAAAGATCAGATTTTCCAGACTGGAAAAGTTTTCTATTGCGTAGAAATGAAAAAGGCAGTATACTATTGCTCCTACATAAATCTACTTTAAAACACTTCAGCAAACAGCTTTTCACATTGTATAAACGTtaataagaaaaatacatattacatCACCTAGGTCTGATACATAGTTATCTTAATCTTACATAGTTACCTTAATCTTATCAATGTAATTCGCTTCTCTGTGATTAAACACTTGATTAGCACCATTCCTCAGAACCGTGTTCATGCCTTCCTTTGTTCCTGCTGTACCCAAAACTTTTAAACCACGAGCTCTGGCAATCTGACATGCTGCTATTCCCACCTGGGgggaagggtggggggggggggtgacaaaAAAAGTCACATCTCTTTAATATCTCCttct encodes:
- the CRYZ gene encoding quinone oxidoreductase isoform X2 → MAMARNMMRAVRVSEFGGPEVLKLQSDVLIPVPKENQVLIKVHACGVNPVETYIRSGTYARKPALPYTPGSDVAGVIESVGEHVTAFKKGDRVFTLETISGGYADYTVAAANRVFPLSDKLDFKQGAAIGIPYFTAYRALFQKGHAKAGESVLVHGASGGVGIAACQIARARGLKVLGTAGTKEGMNTVLRNGANQVFNHREANYIDKIKEYTGTKGFDIIIEMLSNVNLATDLHLLSYGGRVMVVGSRGTIEINPRDTMSKESSIIGVGLFLATEEERNECAAAVLDGIEAGWLKPGIGSEYPLENVAKAHEDIIHSSGARGKMVLLP